A single genomic interval of Romboutsia ilealis harbors:
- a CDS encoding DNA polymerase III subunit alpha yields the protein MGKDFAHLHVHTEYSLLDGFSRVKNLISRAKELNMSSVAITDHGCMFGVIDFYKEAKKQGIKPIIGCEVYTAPRSLRDKDPNYDKKQGHLILLAKNMNGYKNLIKMVSTSYVEGFYYKPRVDIDELKKYSDGIIALSACLAGDISQALMDRNYDKAKNIALQYRDIFGEENFYLEIQDHGLPEQKEVNAALVKLSKEINIPLVATNDIHYVNKEDSKIHDVLMCIQMGKTVNDPNRMRFGSDEFYLKSREEMESLFPYAPEAIDNTVKIAKMCNIEFDFNTIHLPQYDVPEGYTPDTYLRELCFKGLEERYDNPSQEIIDRLNYELGVIEKMGYVEYFLITWDFINFSKENNIMVGPGRGSAAGSIVSYTLKITDIDPIKYSLLFERFLNPERVSMPDIDIDFCYERREEVIDYVKRKYGEDHVAQIITFGTMGAKAAIRDVGRVLDIPYNKVDKIAKEIPFALGMTIDKALETNPTLRDLYQQDRETREVIDISKRIEGMLRHASTHAAGVVISKNPVDEYVPLYKHQDAITTQFTMTTLEELGLLKMDFLGLRTLTVIRDALNLIEKNHNRKIDFSKMDYDDPKVFELLSSGNTLGVFQLESAGMRVFMKQLKPDNFEDIVAGISLYRPGPMDSIPTYIENKTNPQNVTYLHEKLKPIMEVTYGCLVYQEQVMQVVRELGGYTYGRSDLVRRAMGKKKMDVMEEERRYFVYGKEDENGNIEIAGCIRNGVPEDIANKIFDDMIDFAKYAFNKSHAAAYGVLSYQTAYLKAYYPVEFMAALITSVMGNTDKVVEYIRECNALGIEVLKPDINKSFSKFSVEGNNIRFGLAAVKNVGVNIIENIINERNLNGEFVDFSDLAKRLDSKDTNKRVIESLIKCGAFDGISENRASLMAGYENVLDSISMDRKKNVQGQISLFDAFGDNEENTLQETNTIPKLPEYQEREKLSLEKEVLGMYVSGHPLSEFKEILIKNTSIDNGKLNSLKDDEESYLSLDERDVIMGGMIANKTIKTTKRNDIMAFLDLEDLYGNIEVIIFPQTLKKYNQILNEDSIIFIRGVLNIKEGEEPKIVARDIVDIDNVYQLSKGIYSSKKHINSTENHRKNSKNGLYLKVDSYSNVKVMDNISNILKRYPGEENIFLYVEDTKKLYKYNDFSVTISDELIIELNNILPEGNIKIRQ from the coding sequence ATGGGTAAAGATTTTGCACATCTTCATGTTCATACTGAATATAGCTTACTAGATGGTTTTTCCAGGGTAAAAAACCTTATAAGTAGAGCAAAAGAATTAAATATGAGTTCTGTTGCCATAACAGACCATGGATGTATGTTTGGTGTAATAGATTTTTATAAAGAAGCGAAAAAACAAGGAATAAAACCAATTATAGGTTGTGAAGTATATACAGCTCCACGTAGTTTAAGAGATAAAGATCCTAACTATGATAAAAAACAAGGACATTTAATTCTTCTAGCTAAAAATATGAATGGATATAAAAACTTAATTAAAATGGTATCTACTTCATATGTAGAAGGATTTTATTATAAGCCGAGGGTAGATATAGATGAACTTAAAAAATATAGTGATGGAATAATAGCATTATCTGCTTGTTTAGCAGGAGATATTTCTCAAGCTTTAATGGATAGGAATTATGACAAGGCTAAGAATATAGCATTACAATATAGAGATATATTTGGAGAAGAAAATTTTTATTTAGAAATACAGGATCACGGTTTACCAGAACAAAAGGAAGTTAATGCAGCGTTAGTAAAGTTATCGAAGGAAATAAATATACCTTTAGTTGCTACAAATGATATCCATTATGTAAATAAAGAAGATTCTAAAATACATGATGTCTTAATGTGTATACAAATGGGAAAAACGGTGAATGACCCTAATAGAATGAGATTTGGTAGTGATGAATTTTATTTGAAATCTAGAGAAGAAATGGAAAGTTTATTCCCATATGCACCAGAAGCTATAGATAATACTGTTAAGATCGCCAAAATGTGTAATATAGAATTTGATTTTAATACTATACATCTTCCGCAATATGATGTACCAGAAGGATATACTCCAGATACTTATCTAAGAGAGTTATGTTTTAAAGGTCTTGAAGAAAGATATGACAATCCTAGCCAAGAAATTATAGATAGACTTAACTATGAGCTAGGTGTAATTGAGAAGATGGGGTATGTAGAATATTTCTTAATAACTTGGGATTTCATAAACTTCTCGAAAGAAAACAATATAATGGTTGGACCTGGAAGGGGTAGTGCGGCAGGTTCTATAGTTTCATACACATTAAAAATAACGGATATAGACCCAATAAAGTATTCTCTTCTATTTGAGCGTTTTCTTAATCCTGAACGTGTATCTATGCCAGATATAGATATTGACTTCTGTTATGAAAGAAGAGAAGAAGTTATAGATTATGTTAAAAGAAAATATGGGGAAGATCATGTTGCTCAGATAATAACGTTTGGAACTATGGGAGCAAAGGCTGCTATAAGAGACGTAGGAAGAGTTTTAGATATACCATACAATAAAGTTGATAAAATAGCAAAAGAGATACCTTTTGCGCTTGGAATGACCATTGACAAAGCATTAGAAACTAATCCAACTTTAAGAGATTTATATCAACAAGATAGAGAAACTAGAGAAGTTATAGATATATCAAAGAGAATAGAAGGAATGCTAAGACATGCATCTACTCATGCAGCAGGTGTAGTTATATCTAAGAATCCAGTAGACGAATATGTTCCACTTTATAAACATCAAGATGCTATAACAACTCAGTTTACAATGACTACATTAGAAGAACTTGGGTTGTTAAAGATGGATTTCTTAGGACTTAGAACGCTTACAGTAATAAGAGATGCACTTAACTTAATAGAAAAGAATCATAATAGAAAAATAGATTTTTCAAAGATGGATTATGATGACCCAAAGGTATTTGAACTTTTATCTTCGGGAAATACACTAGGTGTATTCCAGTTAGAAAGTGCTGGAATGAGGGTATTCATGAAACAATTAAAGCCAGATAACTTTGAAGATATAGTAGCGGGAATATCTTTATATAGACCAGGTCCGATGGATTCTATACCAACTTACATTGAAAATAAAACTAATCCACAAAATGTAACATATTTACATGAAAAACTAAAACCTATAATGGAAGTTACTTATGGATGTTTAGTTTATCAAGAGCAAGTTATGCAGGTTGTTAGAGAATTAGGTGGATATACCTATGGACGTAGTGACTTAGTTAGAAGAGCTATGGGTAAGAAAAAGATGGACGTAATGGAAGAAGAAAGAAGATACTTTGTTTACGGAAAAGAAGATGAAAATGGAAATATAGAGATAGCTGGATGTATAAGAAATGGAGTACCAGAAGATATAGCTAATAAGATATTTGATGATATGATAGACTTTGCAAAGTATGCGTTTAACAAATCTCATGCTGCAGCATATGGTGTTTTGTCATACCAAACGGCATATTTAAAAGCATATTATCCAGTTGAATTTATGGCAGCTTTAATAACTAGTGTAATGGGCAATACAGATAAAGTTGTAGAATATATAAGAGAATGTAATGCCTTAGGGATAGAAGTATTAAAGCCAGATATAAATAAAAGTTTTTCTAAATTCTCAGTTGAAGGAAATAATATAAGATTTGGACTAGCAGCCGTTAAAAATGTTGGTGTAAATATTATAGAAAATATAATTAATGAAAGAAATCTTAATGGGGAATTTGTAGATTTCTCAGATTTAGCCAAAAGATTAGATTCAAAAGATACTAATAAGAGAGTTATAGAAAGTTTAATTAAATGTGGTGCTTTTGATGGAATAAGTGAAAATAGAGCTAGTTTAATGGCTGGATATGAAAATGTATTAGATAGTATATCAATGGATAGAAAGAAAAATGTACAAGGTCAAATATCATTATTTGATGCTTTTGGAGATAATGAAGAAAATACGTTACAAGAGACTAATACAATACCTAAATTGCCTGAATATCAAGAAAGAGAAAAACTTAGTTTAGAAAAAGAAGTTTTAGGGATGTATGTAAGTGGACATCCATTATCAGAATTTAAGGAAATTTTAATTAAGAATACATCAATAGATAATGGGAAATTAAATTCTCTAAAAGATGATGAAGAATCATATTTAAGCCTAGATGAAAGAGATGTAATAATGGGCGGTATGATAGCAAATAAAACAATAAAAACTACGAAACGTAATGATATAATGGCATTTTTAGACTTAGAAGATTTATATGGAAACATAGAAGTTATAATATTCCCTCAAACCTTAAAAAAATATAATCAAATTTTAAATGAAGATAGCATAATATTTATAAGAGGAGTATTAAATATAAAAGAAGGGGAAGAACCTAAGATAGTAGCAAGAGATATCGTAGATATAGATAATGTATATCAACTAAGTAAAGGAATATATAGTTCAAAAAAACATATTAATAGTACAGAAAACCATAGAAAAAACTCGAAAAATGGTTTATATTTAAAAGTAGATTCATATAGTAATGTAAAGGTAATGGATAATATATCTAATATATTAAAAAGATATCCAGGAGAAGAAAATATATTTTTATATGTAGAGGATACTAAAAAATTATATAAATATAATGATTTTAGTGTAACTATTTCTGATGAATTAATTATTGAACTAAATAATATACTTCCAGAAGGAAATATAAAGATAAGACAGTAG
- the rapZ gene encoding RNase adapter RapZ, with protein sequence MKFVIVTGLSGSGKSEAMRALEDMGFYCVDNLPPALITKFAELCYQPNSSIDKVALGIDIRGRKFFEKLYESLAYLEKENYQYEILYLDCSDDVLLKRYKMTRRNHPLSNNIQIPEGIKMERKILESLREKASCIIDTTNMKPKNLKEEIGKLYSIGDDNIKLMISVVSFGFKHGIPSDCDLVFDVRFLPNPYYIEDLRPKTGDDQDVRDYVMNSKISEEFYAKLIDMIHFLVPQYVEEGKQHLVIGIGCTGGRHRSVTISNLIYDDLVNNGYRVIKKHRDSMLR encoded by the coding sequence ATGAAATTTGTAATTGTAACAGGACTATCAGGTTCAGGAAAAAGTGAAGCAATGAGAGCTTTAGAGGATATGGGTTTTTACTGTGTAGATAACTTGCCTCCTGCCTTAATAACTAAATTTGCAGAACTATGTTATCAACCTAATTCCAGTATAGATAAAGTTGCTTTAGGTATAGATATAAGAGGAAGAAAGTTCTTTGAAAAACTTTACGAAAGCTTAGCATATTTAGAAAAGGAAAATTATCAATATGAAATACTTTATCTAGACTGCTCGGATGATGTTTTATTAAAAAGATATAAGATGACAAGAAGAAATCATCCATTATCTAACAATATACAAATACCAGAAGGTATAAAAATGGAAAGAAAGATATTGGAGTCTTTAAGAGAAAAGGCAAGTTGTATAATAGATACAACAAATATGAAGCCTAAAAATTTAAAAGAGGAAATAGGAAAACTATATTCTATAGGTGATGATAATATTAAATTAATGATATCAGTAGTATCTTTTGGATTTAAACATGGAATACCATCTGACTGCGATCTAGTATTTGATGTTAGATTCTTACCTAATCCATATTATATTGAAGATTTAAGACCTAAGACTGGCGACGATCAAGATGTTAGAGATTATGTTATGAACTCTAAAATTAGTGAAGAGTTTTATGCAAAGCTTATTGATATGATACATTTTTTAGTGCCTCAATATGTTGAGGAAGGAAAGCAACATTTAGTAATAGGAATTGGATGCACAGGAGGAAGACATAGATCAGTTACTATATCAAATCTTATATACGATGATTTAGTTAACAATGGTTATAGAGTAATTAAAAAACACAGAGACTCTATGTTAAGGTAA
- the pyk gene encoding pyruvate kinase, translating into MLKNAKRTKIVCTLGPASEKEEVLTALIENGLNVTRMNFSHGSHEEHKGRMDLVKKIREKLNKPVAILLDTKGPEIRTGNFDQPEVLLEEGQKFTITMNDVIGNKEICTVSYKGLANDVVTGDTILIDDGLVGLRVEEVNGDDILCVVENSGIVKNHKGVNVPGVKINLPALTDKDISDIEFGISQGIDFIAASFVRKVSDVLAIREVLERNNATDIQIISKIENQEGVDNLDDIIAVSDGIMVARGDLGVEIPTEEIPVVQKLMISKCNKAGKPVITATQMLDSMMRNPRPTRAEVTDVANAIYDGTDAIMLSGETAAGKYPVEAVKTMATIAKRTEETLNYDDLLEKNVRNNSTVTDAISHATCTTAVDLDASAIITSTSSGHTARMVSKCRPKCPIIATTNDEKVMRRLALTWGVYPVKAEVAGNTDEVIENSIETSKNAGYINNGELVVITAGVPVGISGTTNLIKVHVISEEIVKGIGVGSKTVEGKVRIVKGEEDCIDFNEGDILVTTMTDIEMNPYIEKCAAIITEEGGMTSHAAIVGISLNKPVIVSATNILESVKDGEIVTVDASRGVIYRGSTRVL; encoded by the coding sequence ATGTTAAAAAACGCTAAGAGGACTAAAATAGTTTGTACATTAGGACCAGCATCAGAGAAAGAAGAAGTACTAACTGCATTAATTGAAAATGGATTAAATGTAACTAGAATGAACTTCTCTCATGGTTCACATGAAGAACATAAGGGAAGAATGGATTTGGTAAAGAAGATTAGAGAGAAGTTAAATAAGCCAGTGGCTATATTATTAGATACAAAAGGTCCAGAAATAAGAACTGGGAACTTTGATCAACCAGAAGTATTATTAGAAGAAGGTCAAAAATTTACTATAACAATGAATGATGTTATAGGAAATAAAGAAATATGTACAGTAAGCTATAAAGGGCTTGCAAACGATGTAGTTACTGGGGATACTATATTAATAGATGACGGTTTAGTTGGTCTTAGAGTTGAAGAAGTAAATGGTGATGACATACTTTGTGTAGTTGAAAACTCAGGAATAGTTAAAAATCACAAAGGTGTAAACGTACCAGGAGTAAAAATAAACTTACCTGCATTAACTGATAAAGATATAAGTGATATAGAATTTGGTATATCTCAAGGAATTGATTTTATAGCAGCATCATTCGTTAGAAAAGTTTCTGACGTATTAGCTATAAGAGAAGTTTTAGAGAGAAATAATGCAACAGATATACAAATAATATCTAAGATAGAAAATCAAGAAGGTGTAGATAATTTAGATGATATAATAGCTGTATCTGATGGTATAATGGTTGCTAGAGGGGACCTTGGAGTTGAAATACCAACAGAAGAAATACCTGTAGTTCAAAAGTTAATGATATCAAAGTGTAATAAAGCAGGAAAGCCAGTAATAACAGCTACTCAAATGTTAGATTCTATGATGAGAAATCCTAGACCAACGAGAGCTGAGGTTACAGACGTTGCTAATGCTATATATGATGGAACAGATGCAATAATGCTATCTGGAGAAACTGCTGCTGGTAAATATCCAGTAGAGGCTGTTAAGACGATGGCTACTATAGCTAAAAGAACTGAAGAAACATTAAATTATGATGATTTATTAGAAAAGAATGTTAGAAATAATTCAACTGTTACAGATGCTATAAGTCATGCTACTTGTACAACAGCAGTTGACCTAGATGCTTCTGCAATAATAACATCAACTTCATCAGGACACACAGCTAGAATGGTGTCTAAGTGTAGACCTAAGTGTCCAATAATAGCTACTACAAATGATGAAAAGGTAATGAGAAGACTTGCTCTTACTTGGGGTGTTTATCCAGTTAAAGCTGAAGTAGCAGGAAATACAGATGAGGTTATAGAGAACTCTATAGAAACATCTAAAAATGCAGGATACATAAATAATGGTGAATTAGTAGTTATAACTGCTGGAGTTCCAGTTGGAATAAGCGGAACTACAAACCTAATAAAAGTTCATGTTATAAGTGAAGAAATAGTAAAAGGTATAGGTGTAGGATCTAAAACTGTAGAAGGTAAAGTTCGTATTGTTAAAGGTGAAGAAGATTGCATAGACTTTAACGAAGGTGATATATTAGTTACAACTATGACTGATATAGAAATGAATCCTTATATAGAAAAGTGTGCAGCTATAATAACTGAAGAAGGTGGAATGACATCTCATGCAGCTATAGTAGGTATAAGCTTAAATAAACCAGTTATAGTATCTGCAACAAATATATTAGAATCTGTTAAAGATGGAGAAATAGTAACAGTAGATGCATCTAGAGGGGTAATATATAGAGGATCAACAAGAGTTTTATAA
- a CDS encoding gluconeogenesis factor YvcK family protein encodes MTSIFMVIGIAGWIALLLSIYIYKKAKDERLKSITIEEHEKLEPKIVVIGGGTGQSVFLRGLKKRTRNITAIVTVADDGGGSGALREDLGMLPPGDIRNCLLALANIEPTMREVMQYRFTDGALKGQSFGNLFLAAMNGLYGNFEVALYKMSQIFAITGKVLPVTLNDINLIAELKNGKIVKGESRIPKEVKDDKTSIERLYLDEQDAVPLDEVINSIENADIIIMGPGSLYTSIIPNLLVKGVVDAIEKSKAPKVYICNIMTQPGETDDHNVLDHVNAIVKHTNKNIIDYVISNNEVLPKEMIDRYQKDGAKQVILDDKQRKILKAMGATTIEENLIEIKNNYIRHDAGHISDIVINLALRHDNDKDK; translated from the coding sequence ATGACAAGTATATTTATGGTCATAGGCATTGCAGGATGGATCGCTTTATTATTATCTATCTACATATATAAGAAAGCGAAGGATGAAAGATTAAAATCAATTACAATAGAAGAGCATGAAAAACTAGAACCTAAAATAGTAGTTATTGGAGGTGGAACAGGTCAATCTGTTTTCTTGAGAGGACTAAAAAAGAGAACTCGTAATATAACTGCAATTGTTACGGTTGCAGATGATGGAGGAGGATCTGGCGCACTTAGAGAAGATTTAGGAATGTTACCTCCTGGAGATATAAGAAACTGTTTATTAGCTTTAGCTAATATAGAACCAACCATGAGAGAAGTTATGCAATATAGGTTTACAGACGGCGCTTTAAAGGGTCAAAGCTTTGGAAATTTATTTTTAGCTGCGATGAATGGATTGTACGGAAATTTTGAAGTTGCATTATATAAAATGAGTCAAATATTTGCTATAACAGGAAAAGTTCTACCAGTAACTTTAAATGATATAAACTTGATAGCAGAATTAAAAAATGGGAAAATAGTAAAAGGTGAGTCTAGAATACCTAAAGAGGTTAAGGATGATAAAACTTCTATAGAAAGATTATATTTAGATGAACAAGATGCAGTTCCTTTAGATGAAGTAATTAACTCTATAGAAAATGCTGATATAATTATTATGGGTCCAGGAAGTTTATATACAAGCATAATACCTAATTTATTAGTAAAGGGAGTAGTTGATGCAATTGAAAAATCTAAAGCTCCTAAAGTGTATATATGTAATATAATGACTCAACCAGGAGAAACAGATGACCATAATGTTTTAGATCATGTCAATGCTATAGTAAAGCATACAAATAAAAATATAATAGATTATGTGATATCCAATAATGAAGTTTTGCCTAAAGAAATGATCGATAGATATCAAAAAGATGGAGCAAAACAAGTTATATTAGATGATAAACAAAGAAAAATATTAAAAGCTATGGGGGCAACAACTATAGAAGAAAATCTAATTGAAATAAAAAATAATTATATCAGACACGATGCGGGTCATATTTCAGATATAGTAATTAATTTGGCACTACGTCATGATAATGATAAAGATAAGTAA
- the whiA gene encoding DNA-binding protein WhiA yields the protein MSFSAETKNELARVISNDDYCNMTELAAIVRLAGSIQITGYRKLNLKITTELNSIARKVFKLLKQNFGINTTISVNKNQMLKRNNSYVLIVTSEMGAENLLRELGILEPGDGFYTVNKVPENLLQNEECIRAFIRGAFIGGGSISDPGKNYHMEFVTNNEDFAKSLKDLINKLGFNCKVVSRKNNFVVYLKESEQISDLLSIIGAHNALLSLQNTKIVKAMRNNVNRIVNCETANLSKTVNASVRQIENIKLIQDTIGISSLPESLQEIARIRLECEDMTLKELGEMLEPPIGKSGVNHRLRKIEEIANNLRSKQE from the coding sequence ATGTCTTTTTCAGCTGAAACTAAAAATGAATTAGCAAGGGTTATATCTAATGATGATTATTGTAATATGACTGAATTAGCTGCAATAGTTAGATTAGCAGGAAGTATACAGATTACAGGTTATAGAAAACTGAATTTGAAGATTACTACAGAGTTAAACTCTATAGCAAGAAAAGTATTTAAATTACTTAAACAAAATTTTGGTATAAATACAACGATATCTGTAAATAAGAATCAGATGTTAAAACGAAATAATAGTTATGTTCTTATAGTAACAAGTGAAATGGGAGCAGAAAATCTACTAAGAGAGCTTGGAATATTGGAACCTGGGGACGGATTTTATACTGTAAATAAAGTTCCTGAAAACTTATTACAAAATGAAGAATGTATAAGGGCATTTATAAGAGGTGCATTTATAGGAGGCGGGTCTATAAGTGATCCTGGAAAAAACTATCATATGGAATTTGTAACCAACAATGAGGATTTTGCTAAATCTTTAAAAGACTTAATAAATAAATTAGGATTCAACTGTAAGGTAGTTTCGAGAAAAAATAACTTTGTAGTATATTTAAAAGAAAGTGAACAAATATCAGATTTACTTAGTATAATAGGCGCGCACAATGCTCTCTTAAGCCTACAAAATACGAAGATAGTAAAGGCCATGAGAAATAATGTAAATCGTATAGTTAATTGTGAAACTGCAAATCTTTCAAAAACTGTAAATGCATCTGTTAGGCAGATAGAAAATATTAAGCTTATCCAAGATACGATAGGTATAAGTAGTTTGCCAGAAAGTTTACAAGAAATAGCTAGAATTAGGTTAGAGTGTGAAGACATGACTTTAAAGGAATTAGGAGAAATGTTAGAACCTCCAATAGGTAAATCTGGAGTTAACCATAGACTAAGGAAAATAGAAGAGATAGCGAATAATTTAAGAAGTAAGCAAGAATAA
- a CDS encoding NUDIX hydrolase has product MREEVSAGGVVLFGNAILLLRKFNGDWVLPKGKVEEGENRQEAALREVLEETGVKADILKYLGEIHYTFKENWDENRAVHKTVFWYLMQARNMNTVPQKEEGFIDAKFIHLDRVVDLARYDDEKEIIKVALQEIKKRLKKN; this is encoded by the coding sequence ATGAGAGAAGAGGTTAGTGCCGGTGGTGTAGTTCTGTTTGGCAATGCTATACTTTTACTTAGAAAATTCAATGGAGATTGGGTTTTACCAAAGGGAAAGGTAGAAGAAGGAGAGAATAGACAAGAAGCAGCACTTAGAGAAGTACTGGAAGAAACAGGAGTAAAAGCGGATATATTAAAATACTTAGGAGAGATTCATTACACATTTAAAGAAAATTGGGATGAAAATAGAGCTGTTCATAAAACAGTTTTTTGGTATTTAATGCAAGCAAGAAATATGAATACAGTTCCACAAAAAGAAGAAGGATTCATTGATGCTAAGTTTATACACTTAGATAGAGTTGTTGATTTAGCTAGATATGATGACGAAAAAGAAATAATAAAAGTAGCCTTGCAAGAAATAAAAAAAAGGTTAAAAAAGAACTAG
- the pfkA gene encoding 6-phosphofructokinase → MKTIGILTSGGDAPGMNAAIRAVVRSAIYYGCKVYGINRGYKGLIEEDIQEMNLSSVGDIIHRGGTVLKSSRCEEFKTEEGRAIGVKVLKKYGIDCLVVIGGDGSFNGAQKLSELGFPAIGIPGTIDNDLAYTDYTIGFDTTQNTIIDAIGKIRDTSSSHERVNIIEVMGRHCGDLALYAGLAGGAETVIVPEVDFKVEDVCNKLKTTQKRGKRHSIIVLAEGVGNAQDLGKEIIKETGADLRVTVLGHVQRGGSPTAFDRILASRMGVRAVELLLDGKAARVVGIRDNKIIDMDIHEALSMNKTFDKDTYEMVKILSI, encoded by the coding sequence ATGAAAACTATAGGGATATTGACAAGTGGAGGAGATGCTCCAGGAATGAATGCAGCTATAAGAGCTGTTGTTAGATCAGCAATATACTATGGATGTAAGGTTTATGGTATCAACAGAGGATATAAAGGATTAATAGAAGAGGATATACAAGAAATGAATCTATCTTCTGTTGGTGATATTATACATAGAGGTGGAACAGTATTAAAATCTTCTAGATGCGAAGAGTTTAAAACTGAAGAAGGAAGAGCCATTGGAGTAAAAGTTTTAAAAAAATATGGTATTGATTGTCTAGTTGTTATAGGTGGGGATGGATCATTTAATGGTGCTCAGAAATTGAGTGAATTAGGATTTCCAGCTATAGGTATTCCAGGAACTATTGATAATGATTTAGCTTATACTGACTATACTATAGGATTTGATACAACTCAAAATACAATAATAGATGCTATAGGTAAAATAAGAGATACATCTTCTTCTCATGAGAGGGTTAACATAATCGAAGTAATGGGAAGACACTGTGGAGACTTAGCTTTATATGCTGGTCTTGCCGGGGGGGCAGAAACAGTAATAGTTCCAGAAGTAGACTTCAAAGTAGAAGATGTATGTAATAAATTAAAAACTACTCAAAAAAGAGGCAAAAGACACAGTATAATAGTGTTAGCTGAAGGTGTTGGAAATGCTCAAGACTTAGGAAAAGAAATAATAAAAGAGACTGGAGCAGACTTAAGGGTAACTGTACTTGGACACGTCCAAAGAGGTGGTAGCCCAACAGCATTTGATAGAATATTAGCAAGTAGAATGGGAGTAAGAGCAGTAGAACTATTATTAGATGGTAAAGCTGCTAGAGTAGTAGGTATAAGGGACAATAAAATAATAGATATGGATATACATGAAGCTTTATCAATGAATAAAACATTTGATAAAGATACTTATGAAATGGTAAAAATACTATCTATATAA